In one Dermacentor albipictus isolate Rhodes 1998 colony chromosome 4, USDA_Dalb.pri_finalv2, whole genome shotgun sequence genomic region, the following are encoded:
- the LOC139059563 gene encoding uncharacterized protein, whose translation MLCPDAFPKKLVYVALSRATDINGLYLTNVDNDFTFYHGKANPDRKLADEFRRLQSHKLDTITAKCLAMTEQPHYLLISALNVRSLAAHAKDVHHDHILRHSSVLCFAETWMDPEEPLEIIDFLYCCGARRDHNRAAGVAIYLRTGLSAIPVEMFGTSHEVGELCAAKLPNGLLVVAAYFAPTALTKDVVHFLQLALTVHRSTPMLVVEDFNVDIKTNSNFLTLMRENIPFLSLVTRPTAVTTSRGTCIDLVFENQALVYQVEHISVYFSDHKASFMTV comes from the exons ATGCTGTGCCCGGATGCATTCCCGAag AAGTTGGTATACGTGGCACTGAGTCGCGCTACAGACATCAACGGACTCTACCTGACCAATGTTGACAACGACTTCACATTCTACCACGGAAAAGCCAATCCGGACAGAAAGCTAGCCGATGAATTTCGTCGGTTGCAGTCCCACAAACTTGACACCATCACCGCCAAGTGCCTCGCCATGACTGAACAGCCGCACTACTTGTTGATCTCCGCTCTTAACGTACGCTCCCTTGCCGCACATGCCAAGGACGTACACCACGATCACATTCTGCGCCATTCCTCTGTACTTTGCTTTGCTGAAACCTGGATGGATCCCGAAGAGCCTCTCGAAATCATAGATTTCCTATACTGCTGTGGTGCTCGCAGAGACCACAACAGAGCGGCGGGAGTCGCTATCTACTTGCGCACAGGTCTCTCTGCAATACCAGTCGAAATGTTTGGCAcgtcacatgaagttggcgaactgtgcgccgcaaagttgcccaacggcttgctggtagtagctgcctacttcgcccctaccgcactcacgaaagacgtcgtgcacttcctgcaactcgcattaaccgtccatcgatccacaccgatgttagtagtggaggactttaatgttgacataaagacaaacagcaatttcctaacacttatgcgggagaacatcccgttcctctcgctcgtaacgcgtcccacggctgtgacaacctcgcgaggcacttgtatagatctcgtctttgagaatcaagcattggtgtaccaagtcgaacatatatcagtctatttctccgaccacaaagcttccttcatgactgtc